The following proteins are co-located in the Streptomyces bottropensis ATCC 25435 genome:
- a CDS encoding ROK family protein yields MRHVIALDVGGTGMKAALVGAGPAPGAPPVLLHQTRRATGRERGAEAVVTSILDLAAELRAYGERHFGEPPAAAGVAVPGIVDSGRGIAVYAANLGWRDVPLRALLAERLDGVPVALGHDVRTGGLAEGRVGAGRGADRFLFVALGTGIAGAIGVDGRVEAGAHGFAGEIGHIVVRPGGLPCPCGQRGCLERFASAAAVSEAWAEAAGDPGADAADCAKAVESGDPRAAAVWQHAVDALADGLVTALTLLDPRTLIVGGGLAEAGDTLFAPLRTAVEHRVTFQKVPAIVPAALGDTAGCLGAGLMAWDLLTPTTPTAPKAPSEVTT; encoded by the coding sequence GTGAGACATGTCATCGCCCTCGATGTGGGCGGCACCGGGATGAAGGCCGCACTGGTCGGGGCCGGCCCCGCACCCGGCGCACCCCCCGTGCTGCTGCACCAGACCCGGCGCGCCACCGGACGCGAGCGCGGGGCGGAGGCGGTCGTCACCTCGATCCTCGACCTCGCCGCCGAACTGCGCGCGTACGGCGAGCGGCACTTCGGCGAGCCCCCGGCCGCCGCCGGGGTCGCCGTACCCGGCATCGTCGACTCCGGCCGGGGCATCGCCGTCTACGCCGCCAACCTCGGCTGGCGCGACGTCCCGTTGCGCGCGCTCCTCGCCGAACGCCTCGACGGCGTCCCGGTCGCCCTCGGCCACGACGTGCGCACCGGCGGGCTCGCGGAGGGGCGCGTGGGCGCGGGCCGGGGCGCGGACCGCTTCCTCTTCGTGGCGCTCGGCACCGGCATCGCCGGCGCGATCGGCGTCGACGGCCGGGTGGAGGCGGGCGCCCACGGCTTCGCGGGCGAGATCGGCCACATCGTCGTACGGCCCGGGGGCCTCCCGTGCCCCTGCGGTCAGCGCGGCTGTCTGGAACGGTTCGCCTCCGCGGCGGCCGTCAGCGAGGCCTGGGCGGAGGCCGCCGGCGACCCCGGCGCCGACGCCGCGGACTGTGCCAAGGCCGTCGAGTCGGGCGATCCGCGCGCCGCCGCCGTCTGGCAGCACGCCGTCGACGCCCTCGCCGACGGCCTCGTCACCGCCCTCACCCTGCTCGACCCCCGCACCCTCATCGTCGGCGGCGGCCTGGCGGAGGCCGGCGACACCCTCTTCGCCCCGCTGCGCACCGCCGTAGAACACCGGGTCACCTTCCAGAAGGTGCCCGCCATCGTCCCGGCCGCCCTGGGAGACACCGCGGGCTGCCTCGGCGCCGGCCTCATGGCCTGGGACCTCCTCACCCCCACGACCCCCACGGCTCCCAAGGCCCCTTCGGAGGTAACCACCTGA
- the nagA gene encoding N-acetylglucosamine-6-phosphate deacetylase, translated as MAPALSDTGSDSAPSGARGTARATTSNPRPRHTAQPYVLEGANIVLPTGTVKNGRLTIDGTKISDNPPENAHTLLVHDHWLVPGFVDLHNHGGGGASFTSGAVEEVLQGIRTHRLHGTTTLVASTVTGDMDGLAHRAGLLSELAEQGDIAGIHFEGPFISPCRKGAHAEALLRDPDPAEVRKLIDAARGRASMVTLATELPGGLDSVRLLAELGVLAAIGHTDATYEQTVQAIDAGATVATHLFNAMPPLGHREPGPIAALLEDERITVELINDGTHLHPASLQLAFRHAGAGRVAFITDAMDAAGFGDGRYMLGPLEVEVADGVARLVEGGSIAGSTLTQDRALKRAVTVDRLPIEDAVAALSANPARLLGLHDRIGSLDPGKDADLVLLDADFDVKGVLRKGEWVVNPFGD; from the coding sequence ATGGCCCCCGCACTTTCCGACACCGGGTCCGACAGCGCTCCTTCAGGGGCGCGGGGAACCGCGCGAGCGACCACGAGCAACCCGCGGCCTCGGCACACAGCACAGCCCTACGTCCTCGAAGGCGCCAACATCGTCCTCCCCACCGGCACGGTGAAGAACGGCCGTCTCACCATCGACGGCACCAAGATCTCCGACAACCCCCCGGAGAACGCCCACACCCTCCTGGTCCACGACCACTGGCTGGTCCCCGGTTTCGTCGACCTCCACAACCACGGCGGCGGCGGCGCCTCCTTCACCTCCGGCGCCGTCGAGGAGGTCCTCCAGGGCATCCGCACCCACCGCCTCCACGGCACCACCACCCTCGTCGCCTCCACGGTCACCGGTGACATGGACGGCCTCGCCCACCGCGCCGGCCTCCTCTCCGAACTCGCCGAGCAGGGCGACATCGCCGGCATCCACTTCGAGGGCCCGTTCATCTCCCCGTGCCGCAAGGGCGCCCACGCGGAGGCCCTCCTGCGCGACCCCGACCCCGCCGAGGTCCGCAAGCTGATCGACGCGGCACGCGGACGGGCGAGCATGGTCACGCTGGCGACCGAACTCCCCGGCGGCCTCGACTCCGTACGACTCCTCGCCGAACTCGGCGTCCTCGCGGCGATCGGGCACACGGACGCCACCTACGAGCAGACGGTCCAGGCCATCGACGCGGGCGCGACCGTGGCGACCCACCTGTTCAACGCGATGCCCCCGCTCGGCCACCGCGAGCCCGGCCCGATCGCCGCGCTCCTGGAGGACGAACGGATCACCGTCGAGCTGATCAACGACGGTACGCATCTGCACCCCGCCTCCCTGCAACTGGCGTTCCGTCACGCGGGCGCCGGGCGGGTCGCGTTCATCACCGACGCCATGGACGCCGCCGGCTTCGGCGACGGCCGCTACATGCTCGGCCCGCTGGAGGTCGAGGTCGCGGACGGGGTGGCCCGTCTGGTGGAGGGCGGCTCGATCGCGGGGTCCACCCTCACCCAGGACCGCGCCCTCAAACGCGCCGTCACCGTCGACCGCCTCCCGATCGAGGACGCCGTCGCCGCCCTCTCCGCCAACCCGGCCCGCCTCCTCGGCCTCCACGACCGCATCGGCTCCCTCGACCCGGGCAAGGACGCCGACCTGGTCCTCCTCGACGCGGACTTCGACGTCAAGGGCGTCCTGCGCAAGGGCGAGTGGGTGGTGAACCCGTTCGGCGACTGA
- a CDS encoding 1-phosphofructokinase, with translation MILTVTLNTALDITYRVRDLRPHATHRVTDVTERPGGKGLNVARVLAALGHEVTVTGFAGGATGRALRDRLTHTPGVVDALLPAEGATRRTVAVADASGDTTQLNEPGPLITPAEWSAFQEAYAHLLRSASAVALCGSLPPGVPVGAYAGLVRTARTLSVPVLLDTSGEPLRRGVAARPDLVKPNADELAELTGSHEPSRATRDARRRGAQAVVASLGPEGVLAHTPEGTWRAAPPRRFRGNPTGAGDSAVAGLLSGLTDRLPWPARLARAVALSAATVLTPVAGEFDRQAYEELVGQVTVTEEVTAA, from the coding sequence GTGATCCTCACGGTCACACTGAACACCGCTCTCGACATCACCTATCGCGTACGGGACCTCAGGCCCCACGCCACGCACCGGGTGACGGACGTGACCGAACGCCCCGGCGGCAAGGGGCTGAACGTGGCCCGCGTCCTCGCGGCACTCGGCCACGAGGTGACGGTCACCGGCTTCGCAGGCGGCGCGACCGGCCGCGCCCTGCGGGACCGGCTCACGCACACACCGGGTGTGGTGGACGCGCTGCTCCCGGCGGAGGGCGCGACCCGCCGGACGGTCGCCGTGGCCGACGCGAGCGGTGACACGACCCAGCTCAACGAACCGGGCCCGCTCATCACACCCGCCGAATGGTCCGCCTTCCAGGAGGCGTACGCCCATCTGCTGCGCTCCGCCTCGGCGGTGGCCCTGTGCGGCAGCCTGCCGCCGGGGGTGCCGGTGGGCGCGTACGCGGGTCTGGTGCGTACCGCCCGCACGCTGTCCGTCCCGGTGCTGCTGGACACCAGCGGCGAGCCGCTGCGGCGCGGGGTGGCCGCCCGCCCCGACCTGGTGAAGCCGAACGCCGACGAACTGGCCGAACTGACCGGCTCCCACGAGCCGTCCCGCGCGACCCGTGACGCCCGCCGCCGAGGCGCCCAGGCGGTCGTGGCCTCCCTCGGCCCCGAGGGCGTCCTCGCCCACACTCCCGAAGGCACCTGGCGCGCCGCCCCGCCCCGCCGCTTCCGCGGCAACCCGACCGGCGCGGGCGACTCGGCGGTCGCGGGCCTGCTCTCCGGCCTGACCGACCGCCTCCCCTGGCCCGCCCGCCTGGCCCGAGCCGTGGCCCTGTCGGCGGCGACCGTACTGACCCCGGTGGCGGGCGAGTTCGACCGTCAGGCGTACGAGGAATTGGTGGGGCAGGTGACGGTGACGGAGGAGGTCACGGCGGCGTGA